A stretch of Equus caballus isolate H_3958 breed thoroughbred chromosome 11, TB-T2T, whole genome shotgun sequence DNA encodes these proteins:
- the CD300LF gene encoding CMRF35-like molecule 1: MWMLWPNLLRSSVQSQGSNHSPVEMDPLVFPPHQTSITQRWLQKDIAGNIKIYRILKDKRSVLWKVHSFLDCYSHQQALGFIGATRNAGCRGPAFKGGGDRYMDLCFPGSFDIRGPKVMRGPERGSLTVRCRYGQGWKTYRKWWCRGADWASCKILVITNGSEQEVKRDRVSIRDDQRNLTFTVTMEELRRDDEDTYWCGIERTGTDPGFQVKVTIDPAPVTPEKIQVSPTVTSHHSESSSVSLKLSVLIPLIFAVLLLLSVAASLLAWRMVKQREKAPEISQEQVLQPLESDVCYANLTLQHTGTSSGPSRKKASRKPSYFAQVDQVEGEYVTMDSIPREDISYPALSLDTLDQEPTYSNTSHLVAHSPSGSHAEPTEYSTIRKP; the protein is encoded by the exons ATGTGGATGCTTTGGCCGAACCTCCTGAGGTCATCAGTGCAAAGTCAGGGCAGCAATCATTCTCCTGTGGAAATGGATCCTCTGGTATTTCCTCCCCATCAGACCAGCATAACACAGAGATGGCTGCAAAAGGACATTGCTGGGAATATAAAGATTTATCG AATTTTGAAGGACAAAAGGTCTGTCTTGTGGAAAGTGCATTCCTTCCTCGACTGCTATTCACATCAGCAGGCGCTTGGATTTATTGGAGCTACTCGCAATGCAGGATGCCGTGGCCCTGCCTTCAAGGGAGGAGGTGACAGGTACATGGATTTGTGTTTTCCAGGCTCATTTGACATCAGGGGTCCAAAAGTGATGAGAGGTCCAGAGCGGGGCTCGTTGACTGTGCGGTGTCGCTATGGCCAAGGATGGAAGACCTACAGGAAGTGGTGGTGTCGAGGAGCTGATTGGGCTAGCTGCAAGATCCTTGTTATAACCAATGGATCAGAGCAGGAGGTGAAGCGGGACCGTGTGTCCATCAGGGACGATCAGAGAAACCTCACATTCACCGTGACCATGGAGGAGCTCAGGCGAGACGATGAAGACACTTACTGGTGTGGGATTGAGAGAACTGGAACTGACCCGGGATTCCAAGTTAAAGTGACCATTGACCCAG CACCAGTCACCCCAGAAAAGATCCAAGTCTCCCCAACTGTGACCAGCCACCACTCCGAGAGCAG CAGTGTCTCCCTGAAGCTCAGCGTCCTCATTCCCCTCATCTTTGCGGTGTTGCTGCTTCTCTCGGTGGCGGCTTCACTCTTGGCTTGGAGAATGGTGAAGCAACGGGAGAAAG CCCCTGAGATATCCCAAGAACAG GTGCTCCAGCCCTTAGAGAGTGACGTCTGCTATGCGAACCTGACCCTGCAGCACACGGGAACCTCCTCTGGCCCCTCTCGGAAGAAGGCCTCCAGAAAACCCTCCTACTTTGCCCAGGTGGACCAGGTGGAAGGGGAATACGTCACCATG GACTCCATTCCGAGGGAGGACATTTCCTATCCAGCTCTGTCTTTGGACACCTTGGATCAGGAACCAACCTACAGCAACACAAGCCATCTCGTTGCACACAGTCCCAGTGGGAGCCACGCGGAGCCCACGGAGTACAGCACCATCAGGAAGCCTTAG